The proteins below are encoded in one region of Sulfolobus sp. A20:
- a CDS encoding proteasome-activating nucleotidase, which translates to MSGDFDALRDSTSSEDEQLVRLLEEKIRSLQIEIENLRKELNYYKSEMEKMLSPPLVEAVVLDILPDGRVLVRSSSGPNLIVNVARHIDLSKIKPGRSVALNQRGSTILDLLPEREDPIVKSMEVIEKPKVSYADIGGLGEQIKELREIVELPIKKPELFRELGIEPPKGVLLYGPPGTGKTLLAKAVASESNASFIHVVASEFAQKFVGEGARIVREVFEMARKKAPAIIFIDEIDAIGAKRLDIGTSGEREIQRTLMQLLAEIDGFNPLDNVKVIAATNRIDILDPALLRPGRFDRIIEVPLPDLRGRIEIFNIYLKKMKVSEDINIEILAKLTEGFSGADIKNVCIEAGYNAIRNDRNMILMNDLVEAINKINNKKVKVQNIQERREKYS; encoded by the coding sequence TTGTCTGGAGATTTCGATGCATTAAGGGATTCAACTTCATCTGAAGATGAACAATTAGTAAGATTATTAGAAGAAAAAATAAGGTCGCTTCAGATAGAAATAGAGAATTTGAGAAAAGAATTAAATTATTATAAAAGTGAAATGGAAAAAATGTTAAGTCCTCCATTGGTAGAAGCAGTAGTGCTAGATATACTCCCAGATGGTAGGGTTTTAGTTAGAAGCTCTTCTGGACCAAATTTAATAGTAAATGTGGCTAGGCATATAGACTTAAGTAAGATAAAACCTGGTAGGTCAGTAGCATTAAATCAAAGAGGTTCAACAATTCTAGATCTTTTACCAGAAAGAGAAGACCCCATAGTAAAGTCTATGGAAGTTATAGAAAAGCCTAAGGTATCTTATGCTGATATTGGAGGCTTGGGCGAGCAAATAAAGGAATTAAGGGAAATAGTTGAGTTACCAATTAAAAAACCGGAATTATTTAGGGAATTGGGTATAGAGCCTCCTAAAGGAGTTCTATTATATGGACCTCCAGGTACGGGAAAAACATTGCTAGCTAAAGCTGTAGCTTCAGAGAGTAATGCATCATTTATACATGTTGTCGCATCCGAATTTGCTCAAAAGTTTGTAGGAGAAGGAGCTAGGATTGTGAGAGAGGTTTTTGAGATGGCGAGAAAGAAAGCTCCTGCAATAATTTTCATAGACGAAATTGATGCTATAGGTGCTAAAAGGTTAGATATTGGAACTAGCGGTGAAAGAGAAATTCAAAGAACTCTAATGCAATTATTAGCTGAGATTGATGGATTTAATCCACTAGATAACGTTAAAGTAATTGCTGCAACTAATAGAATAGACATCCTTGATCCAGCATTATTAAGACCAGGTAGATTCGATAGAATTATAGAAGTGCCTTTACCAGATTTAAGGGGAAGAATTGAAATATTTAATATATATTTGAAGAAGATGAAAGTAAGTGAAGATATTAATATCGAAATACTTGCCAAACTGACGGAAGGATTTAGTGGTGCAGACATAAAGAACGTATGTATAGAGGCTGGATATAACGCAATTAGGAATGATAGGAATATGATATTAATGAATGATCTAGTAGAAGCCATAAATAAGATTAATAATAAAAAGGTTAAAGTACAAAATATACAAGAGAGGCGTGAAAAATATAGCTAA
- a CDS encoding PUA domain-containing protein has translation MKNIAKYKDFFTIAAKAKEEEILYLKEIAEYQFDYDVANALFSSDSTFLIQRSKNTGKIRNIFVNNESNLYLVLRAQDMLFSLTPLSAKVIINSSDFPRHRVVIDSSIESFIREGRNVFAKHVKIADPNIRGGDEVVVVNQNNILVGIGKAKISGEEMMEYKRGVAVHVKRGVMSNE, from the coding sequence GTGAAAAATATAGCTAAATATAAAGATTTTTTTACAATTGCGGCTAAGGCTAAGGAAGAGGAAATCTTGTATCTTAAGGAGATAGCGGAATATCAGTTTGATTATGATGTTGCTAACGCATTATTTTCAAGTGATAGTACGTTTTTAATTCAGAGATCAAAAAATACTGGAAAAATAAGGAATATTTTTGTAAATAATGAATCAAATCTCTATTTAGTTTTGAGAGCTCAAGACATGCTTTTCTCACTTACTCCATTAAGTGCTAAGGTCATCATTAATAGCTCCGATTTTCCACGGCATAGGGTAGTTATTGATAGTTCTATTGAGAGTTTTATAAGGGAGGGTAGAAATGTATTTGCTAAACACGTTAAAATTGCTGATCCTAATATAAGGGGAGGTGATGAAGTCGTAGTTGTCAATCAAAATAATATACTAGTAGGAATAGGTAAAGCTAAAATATCCGGAGAAGAAATGATGGAATACAAAAGAGGAGTGGCTGTTCACGTAAAAAGAGGTGTTATGAGTAATGAATAA
- a CDS encoding proteasome assembly chaperone family protein, protein MNNVKIIVKKDINELKGATFITGFRTIGEVGYLATRHLVLKRKMQRIGYVITKYYRDVTFLDEYGIATPFDIFYDQEKHVIVLLNHILPFQREWNEFALNVIKWVKKLSVSNVLLVGALDKRYRMGSENLKWLSTSKCNISLNYPQLDKQLLMVGPLALFTLHSEIEELPALVILPYAERERTDPAGAATAIEVINTILGINVGVNELYEEAKKIEEDLQRQMELLQKELSRGSADRVYM, encoded by the coding sequence ATGAATAATGTTAAAATAATTGTTAAAAAAGATATAAATGAATTAAAGGGAGCTACATTCATAACTGGTTTTAGGACTATTGGTGAAGTTGGATATTTAGCTACGAGACATCTTGTTTTAAAGAGAAAAATGCAAAGGATAGGGTATGTAATCACAAAATATTATAGGGATGTAACTTTTTTAGACGAATATGGTATTGCTACTCCTTTTGATATATTTTATGATCAAGAGAAACATGTTATTGTCTTACTAAATCATATATTGCCATTTCAACGAGAGTGGAACGAATTTGCATTAAACGTTATTAAATGGGTTAAAAAGCTATCAGTTAGTAACGTCCTCTTAGTTGGCGCTTTAGATAAAAGATATAGGATGGGTAGTGAGAATCTAAAGTGGCTAAGCACTTCCAAATGTAATATTTCTCTGAATTATCCACAATTAGACAAGCAATTATTGATGGTAGGTCCTCTAGCTTTATTCACATTACATTCAGAGATTGAGGAGCTGCCAGCTTTAGTCATATTACCATATGCTGAACGTGAGAGAACGGATCCCGCTGGTGCTGCAACTGCTATTGAAGTGATTAATACTATTCTTGGTATAAATGTTGGTGTGAATGAACTTTATGAAGAGGCTAAAAAAATAGAAGAGGACTTGCAAAGACAAATGGAGTTATTACAAAAGGAACTAAGTAGGGGAAGTGCTGATAGGGTTTATATGTAA
- the tgtA gene encoding tRNA guanosine(15) transglycosylase TgtA, translating into MTIFEVRYQDLAARIGIIQTPHGNLETPAFFPVINILKDEIKIEDIKKVGFSNFITNAFILYKNKLLQNNIHRELNAEDMIIMTDSGAYQILEYGDININNEEIINYELKIKPDIAVILDLPTGNTENYENAKTTVIETIERAKEAEKFIKDSDIIWVYPIQGGRFLDLVHYSASQLNNFENIYKVTALGSPTVLLEKYRYDIIIDMIYIAKSAISRNVPFHLFGGGLPHIIPLAVALGVDMFDSASYIIYARDGRYMTRSRVHRLEELDYFPCSCPICSRYTPRELMSMDKKERIRLLALHNLYVIKEEINATKQAIKEGRLFEYLQEKAFSHTATYNAFKRLLKYKEYLEKYDPRIRGDTKGIFLFNEDSLSRPEILRHKRYLTRYKKKFEKITIICYDGNDTFYDFKEKILKEYYNNIISQDIFIAVPFFGLIPLRISDTFPFSQSEIPIEVNEEVIRDMKNQIINFLVNHKYSNVEFINCKKLNLHINPISTSPT; encoded by the coding sequence ATGACTATATTTGAAGTAAGATATCAAGATCTTGCTGCCAGAATAGGTATCATACAAACCCCACATGGCAACTTAGAGACACCCGCATTTTTTCCCGTAATAAACATATTAAAAGATGAGATAAAAATCGAGGATATAAAGAAGGTTGGGTTTAGCAATTTTATTACTAATGCCTTTATACTCTATAAAAACAAACTTTTACAAAATAATATCCATAGAGAACTTAATGCAGAAGACATGATAATAATGACGGATTCTGGTGCATATCAAATATTGGAATACGGAGATATTAATATAAATAACGAAGAGATAATTAATTACGAACTAAAAATAAAGCCAGATATAGCAGTAATCCTAGATCTTCCTACTGGAAACACTGAAAACTATGAAAATGCGAAAACTACTGTGATTGAGACTATAGAGAGAGCCAAAGAAGCTGAAAAATTTATTAAAGATAGTGATATCATTTGGGTTTATCCTATACAAGGTGGAAGATTCTTAGATCTGGTACATTATTCTGCGTCACAACTAAATAATTTCGAAAACATATATAAAGTTACGGCGTTAGGCAGCCCTACAGTCTTATTAGAAAAATATAGATACGATATAATAATTGATATGATTTATATTGCTAAATCAGCAATAAGTAGAAATGTTCCATTCCATTTATTTGGAGGAGGTTTACCTCATATTATTCCGTTAGCTGTAGCTTTAGGTGTTGACATGTTTGATTCTGCCTCGTATATAATTTATGCAAGAGATGGAAGGTATATGACAAGATCTAGAGTACATAGACTAGAAGAATTAGATTATTTTCCCTGCTCATGTCCAATATGCTCAAGATATACACCTAGAGAGCTAATGAGTATGGACAAGAAGGAGAGAATTAGATTATTGGCATTACACAACTTATACGTGATAAAGGAAGAAATAAACGCGACTAAACAAGCTATAAAGGAGGGCAGATTATTCGAATACTTACAAGAAAAAGCATTTTCTCACACTGCGACTTATAACGCGTTCAAAAGATTACTTAAATATAAGGAATATTTAGAAAAATATGATCCTAGAATTAGGGGAGATACTAAAGGTATATTTTTATTTAACGAAGACTCTCTATCAAGACCAGAAATCTTAAGACATAAGAGGTATTTAACTAGATATAAGAAAAAATTTGAAAAAATAACCATAATCTGTTATGATGGTAATGATACTTTTTATGATTTTAAGGAGAAAATACTAAAAGAATATTATAATAATATTATATCACAAGATATCTTTATTGCAGTTCCATTTTTTGGATTAATACCATTAAGAATTTCTGATACATTCCCGTTTTCCCAGTCTGAAATACCAATAGAGGTTAATGAGGAAGTAATAAGAGATATGAAAAACCAAATCATAAACTTTCTAGTTAATCATAAATATTCTAATGTTGAATTTATTAATTGCAAGAAACTTAATTTACATATAAACCCTATCAGCACTTCCCCTACTTAG
- a CDS encoding Lsm family RNA-binding protein: MSSGRRVVNELNSLLDKTIIVKTTNNKTYIGQLSAFETSPFIISLTNAKDESNNIVYKLIINGNLISEIIVKSPPLFEPREFAEIVEKSLNLRPGDIKVYEETGVVTILDKIKVTQNGVEGSGPMAQRIYDIYNDYINKKKKELGL; the protein is encoded by the coding sequence ATGAGTAGTGGGAGACGAGTAGTTAATGAATTAAATAGTTTACTTGATAAGACAATTATTGTAAAAACAACTAATAATAAGACATATATTGGGCAACTATCAGCATTTGAAACGTCTCCATTTATAATTAGTCTTACTAATGCAAAAGATGAAAGCAATAATATTGTCTATAAATTAATTATTAATGGAAATTTAATATCAGAAATAATAGTTAAGAGTCCTCCCCTATTTGAACCTAGGGAATTTGCAGAAATTGTAGAAAAATCCTTGAACTTACGTCCAGGTGATATAAAAGTATATGAGGAAACTGGTGTAGTAACAATATTAGACAAGATAAAGGTAACACAGAATGGCGTAGAAGGAAGTGGACCAATGGCTCAGAGAATATATGACATATACAATGATTATATAAATAAAAAGAAAAAGGAATTAGGGCTATGA
- a CDS encoding DNA-directed RNA polymerase subunit G, translated as MMEIRSQEINLECEINGIDKGSLKNLLVVKLVCKDFNINFDILESINIFKEKEKVKVFISNTRPPYTKDDFCAHGYVVTELKEGSSEQQKFSAIISLFGLLVKIMGKESFLKTYGLNVMDHIYFCVRKANIS; from the coding sequence ATGATGGAGATAAGGTCACAAGAAATAAATCTAGAATGTGAAATAAATGGAATAGATAAAGGAAGTTTGAAAAATCTATTGGTTGTTAAGTTAGTATGTAAAGACTTTAATATAAATTTTGATATATTAGAAAGTATAAATATATTTAAGGAAAAAGAGAAGGTGAAAGTATTTATCTCTAATACCAGACCACCTTATACGAAGGATGATTTTTGTGCTCATGGATATGTAGTAACAGAGCTGAAAGAAGGTTCATCCGAGCAGCAAAAATTCAGTGCAATCATATCATTGTTTGGCTTACTAGTTAAAATAATGGGCAAGGAGAGCTTCTTGAAAACATATGGCCTAAACGTGATGGATCATATCTATTTTTGTGTAAGAAAGGCAAATATCAGTTAA
- the psmB gene encoding archaeal proteasome endopeptidase complex subunit beta, translating into MEELPATAVGLKVNDGVVLGSERRLSYGGYVLSKQAKKVNKIGKFVIAGTGIYGDLQTLTRIMNVEIKYYEITNGRPISVKAAAKLLSVILYQYKVMPFISEILFGGVDQVGPQLYVLDPIGSLIEDSYAAVGSGARIAIGVLESEYRNDMSLEQASELVVKSIKASIERDVTSGDGIDIAIIDKNGNYKDSFIPY; encoded by the coding sequence ATGGAAGAATTACCTGCAACAGCTGTAGGATTAAAAGTTAACGACGGGGTAGTTTTAGGATCAGAGAGAAGATTAAGTTATGGTGGTTATGTATTAAGTAAGCAAGCAAAAAAAGTTAATAAGATTGGAAAGTTTGTGATAGCAGGCACAGGGATCTATGGTGATTTACAAACCTTAACTAGGATAATGAATGTTGAAATTAAATATTATGAAATAACGAATGGAAGACCAATTTCAGTAAAGGCTGCTGCGAAGTTATTATCGGTAATACTATACCAATATAAAGTAATGCCTTTTATCTCAGAAATATTATTTGGAGGCGTAGATCAAGTAGGTCCACAATTATACGTATTAGATCCTATAGGCTCATTGATTGAAGATTCCTACGCAGCAGTAGGTTCCGGAGCGAGAATAGCGATAGGTGTTTTAGAAAGTGAATATAGAAACGATATGTCATTAGAACAGGCATCTGAATTAGTAGTTAAGTCAATTAAAGCTTCAATAGAGCGTGATGTCACATCAGGCGATGGAATAGATATAGCTATCATAGATAAAAATGGTAATTATAAAGATAGTTTTATACCATATTAA
- the hisS gene encoding histidine--tRNA ligase yields MPKFETVRGMKDYIDSEARKIRYIETIFRNLVEKYGYSEIISPVLEDFKLFALKGGEELRETMYVFKDKAGREVALRPEFTPSVARAYVESLQSMPKPVRVYYFGTVYRYDEPQYGRYREFRQAGVELIGDNSILSDIEIIDLLYNFYDKINISQNINMKLNNIAIFRRLMSYYGLEDNIQEHLLHLIDKGKKDEAIDLLTHYIKEGDNTINLINNLLNIKGIDSNELRDVIEGLRRDFREFKIIEEDVKYLQRIADLLSALNFNFKIDLGFVRGLAYYTGIIFEVTHPSVTFSIAGGGRYDKLIELYGGIPTPAIGFAIGVERTLLVINLTNLQESNKIVIINLTDSDKLLAYSVKVASLLRSEGYTVVLNMKNQPLSKLIPYYASQNFKIAIIIGENEFEKRTVTLRNLITKTQVTTSIDRLLESLKQML; encoded by the coding sequence ATGCCCAAGTTTGAAACGGTAAGAGGGATGAAAGACTATATTGATAGTGAGGCTAGAAAAATCAGATATATAGAGACAATTTTCAGAAATTTAGTAGAGAAATATGGGTACAGCGAGATAATATCCCCAGTGCTTGAGGATTTCAAATTATTTGCTCTAAAAGGAGGAGAAGAACTGAGGGAAACAATGTATGTATTTAAGGATAAAGCAGGGAGAGAAGTAGCTCTAAGACCTGAATTTACACCTAGTGTAGCAAGAGCTTATGTTGAAAGTTTACAATCAATGCCTAAACCGGTAAGAGTTTATTATTTCGGTACAGTTTATAGATATGATGAACCACAGTATGGAAGATATAGGGAATTTAGGCAAGCTGGAGTTGAATTAATAGGTGATAATTCGATATTATCAGATATAGAAATAATAGACCTATTATATAATTTTTATGATAAAATTAATATTTCTCAGAATATAAATATGAAATTGAATAATATAGCTATATTTAGAAGATTAATGAGCTACTATGGCTTAGAAGATAACATTCAAGAACATCTTCTCCACTTAATCGATAAGGGCAAAAAGGATGAAGCCATAGATTTACTTACTCATTATATAAAGGAGGGAGATAACACAATAAATCTAATAAACAACCTATTGAACATAAAGGGAATTGATAGTAATGAATTAAGGGATGTTATTGAGGGATTAAGAAGGGATTTTAGAGAATTCAAGATTATAGAGGAGGATGTTAAATATTTACAGAGGATCGCAGATCTTTTATCAGCACTCAATTTCAATTTCAAAATAGATTTAGGATTTGTAAGGGGATTGGCATACTATACAGGGATTATCTTTGAGGTTACGCATCCTTCTGTTACATTTAGTATAGCCGGAGGCGGAAGATACGATAAACTAATTGAATTATATGGAGGAATACCTACTCCCGCGATTGGATTTGCTATAGGAGTTGAAAGAACTTTATTGGTTATTAACCTAACTAATCTTCAAGAGTCAAATAAAATCGTTATAATTAACCTTACAGATTCAGATAAATTGCTTGCATATTCAGTAAAAGTAGCTAGCCTGCTAAGAAGTGAGGGGTACACAGTAGTGCTTAATATGAAGAATCAGCCTCTTTCTAAGTTGATTCCCTATTATGCTTCTCAGAATTTTAAAATTGCAATCATTATAGGAGAGAACGAATTTGAAAAAAGGACGGTGACATTAAGAAACTTAATAACCAAAACGCAAGTCACAACATCAATTGATAGATTATTAGAGTCATTAAAACAAATGTTATAA
- a CDS encoding TFIIB-type zinc ribbon-containing protein produces MVACPICGSIELIWNENQGEVVCSSCGTVLDKIYYFNQEFFDKETIIYEGFMRSEIKDKESRVEKFMKESFNRKISEFEIILNNMLIDKKYREIYNILSEEGLLGGLKAKTKVALLIYFRYYRDSQYLHILQKFNIKKELISKYKRKIGYQKMTHLIDKISQISDR; encoded by the coding sequence ATGGTAGCTTGCCCTATATGTGGATCTATTGAGTTAATCTGGAATGAAAATCAAGGTGAAGTAGTATGTAGTTCTTGTGGCACCGTATTAGATAAAATTTACTATTTTAACCAAGAATTTTTCGATAAAGAAACTATAATATATGAAGGTTTTATGAGAAGCGAAATAAAGGATAAAGAAAGTAGAGTCGAAAAATTCATGAAAGAATCATTTAATAGGAAAATATCCGAATTTGAAATTATATTGAATAATATGTTAATTGACAAGAAATATAGAGAAATCTATAATATACTATCGGAGGAAGGTCTTTTAGGTGGGTTAAAGGCTAAGACAAAAGTTGCACTTTTAATATACTTTAGATATTATCGTGATTCACAATATTTGCATATATTACAGAAGTTTAATATTAAGAAGGAATTAATTTCCAAATATAAAAGGAAAATTGGATATCAAAAGATGACTCATTTAATCGATAAAATTAGCCAGATATCCGATCGATAA
- the thsB gene encoding thermosome subunit beta has translation MATTATVATTPEGIPVIILKEGSSRTYGKEALRINIAAVKAIEEALKSTYGPRGMDKMLVDSLGDITITNDGATILDKMDLQHPTGKLLVQIAKGQDEETADGTKTAVILAGELAKKAEDLLYREIHPTIIVSGYKKASDFALKTIEQIAQPVSINDTDTLRKVALTSLGSKAVAGAREYLADLVVKAVTQVAELRGDKWYVDLDNIQIVKKHGGSINDSQLVYGIIVDKEVVHPGMPKRVENAKIALLDAPLEVEKPELDAEIRINDPTQMHKFLEEEENILKEKVDKIVQTGANVVICQKGIDEVAQHYLAKKGILAVRRAKKSDLEKLARATGGRVVSNIDELTPQDLGYASLVEERKVGEDKMVFIEGAKNPKSVSILIRGGLERVVDETERALRDALGTVADVIRDGRAVAGGGAVEIEIAKGLRKLAPQVGGKEQLAIEAYANAIESLVMILAENAGLDPIDKLVQLRSLHENESNKWYGLNLFTGNPEDMWKLGVIEPAVVKMNAIKAASEAVTLILRIDDIVAASKKGGESKGAGKEGGAKEESKESSED, from the coding sequence ATGGCAACCACGGCTACAGTTGCAACTACACCGGAAGGTATACCGGTTATAATTTTAAAGGAAGGTTCTAGTAGAACATATGGAAAAGAAGCATTAAGAATAAACATTGCAGCAGTTAAAGCGATTGAAGAAGCTTTGAAAAGTACTTATGGTCCCCGTGGAATGGATAAGATGTTAGTTGATAGTTTAGGAGATATTACAATAACAAATGACGGAGCTACAATTCTTGATAAGATGGATCTACAACACCCTACTGGGAAGCTATTAGTTCAAATAGCTAAAGGTCAAGACGAGGAAACCGCGGATGGCACTAAGACGGCAGTAATTTTAGCTGGTGAATTAGCTAAAAAAGCAGAGGATCTTTTATATAGAGAAATTCATCCTACAATAATTGTTAGCGGATATAAAAAAGCGTCAGACTTTGCTTTAAAGACCATTGAGCAGATTGCTCAGCCAGTATCAATAAATGACACCGATACATTAAGAAAGGTAGCATTAACATCATTAGGTAGTAAAGCAGTTGCAGGAGCTAGGGAGTATTTAGCTGATTTAGTAGTTAAGGCTGTAACGCAAGTAGCTGAGCTAAGAGGTGATAAATGGTATGTTGATCTTGACAATATTCAAATAGTAAAGAAACATGGTGGAAGTATTAATGATTCTCAATTAGTTTATGGTATTATAGTAGATAAGGAAGTAGTTCATCCTGGTATGCCTAAGAGAGTAGAAAATGCTAAAATAGCCCTTCTAGATGCTCCGTTGGAAGTTGAGAAGCCAGAGTTAGATGCAGAGATAAGGATTAATGATCCAACGCAAATGCATAAATTCCTTGAAGAAGAGGAGAACATATTAAAAGAGAAAGTTGATAAAATAGTTCAAACTGGAGCTAATGTTGTAATTTGTCAGAAGGGTATAGATGAGGTAGCTCAACACTATCTAGCTAAGAAAGGAATACTAGCAGTGAGAAGAGCAAAGAAGAGTGACTTAGAAAAGCTAGCTAGAGCTACAGGAGGCAGAGTAGTATCTAATATTGATGAACTAACACCACAAGATTTAGGATATGCATCATTAGTTGAAGAAAGAAAAGTAGGAGAGGACAAGATGGTATTTATAGAAGGCGCCAAGAATCCTAAATCAGTAAGCATATTAATAAGGGGAGGCCTTGAAAGGGTTGTTGATGAGACAGAAAGAGCGTTGAGAGATGCGTTAGGTACTGTCGCTGATGTAATTAGAGACGGGAGAGCCGTAGCGGGCGGTGGAGCGGTAGAAATAGAAATAGCTAAGGGATTAAGGAAATTAGCACCGCAAGTTGGAGGAAAAGAACAATTAGCTATTGAAGCTTATGCTAATGCAATTGAGTCTCTAGTCATGATATTAGCAGAGAATGCTGGTCTAGATCCTATTGATAAGTTAGTACAGTTAAGAAGTTTACATGAGAACGAAAGTAATAAATGGTATGGATTAAATCTATTCACAGGCAATCCTGAAGATATGTGGAAATTAGGTGTAATTGAGCCAGCAGTAGTTAAAATGAATGCTATAAAGGCTGCCAGTGAGGCAGTAACGTTAATCTTGAGAATAGATGATATAGTAGCTGCAAGCAAGAAGGGCGGCGAATCTAAGGGAGCTGGAAAAGAAGGCGGAGCTAAAGAGGAATCTAAGGAGTCATCAGAAGATTAA
- a CDS encoding ATP-binding protein gives MRNNILGPLLVIILGFIILFHNYVLNENILLLIIPILAFFIILLIFRRRIGLKFNNYMVRNNLFVIDHKDGKVIYGVAMKIVGKIEASTSKIDIDSEFKNFITAIARRESDFRYAVITSINKNKLGSSIIIYNICNKSELEINTQRLLHEINNLQTLASAVTPHIIFKIVQPSDMALPIPLLSTNYPFLTISEIEYESPININVIPSDYDVELGEADYKITKSKVGIRLDDIVRHIGIFGSTGSGKTNTSMVLATQLSSKGVRVLILDWHGEYAEKLRDNFMVYDASHLLRINPLSLIDLNVEDMIDIIGDVLQLTDPQRFLLYTILLALRKSGKFTLEGILEILNSIEDTSYWIRDVKYALLRKIFILFSESASKLFSTEDTSISKFLENFSRSTIINLSFLTNVKLRKLYALFLVKMITEVYIRAKPKQKMFIILDEAQNYFNKDGNEFIDRLVSEIRKYNIGLCFVTQSPSLISQNVIKNTNIKIIHTIKSDVDKRVIKDSLSLDDRLSQSLDKLDVGEAILSAPSLKIPIIVKIKKIY, from the coding sequence ATGAGAAATAACATTCTTGGACCTTTGTTAGTTATAATATTAGGATTTATAATATTATTTCATAATTATGTTTTAAATGAAAATATTCTTCTGTTAATTATACCTATACTAGCTTTTTTTATAATTTTATTAATATTTAGAAGAAGAATAGGATTGAAATTTAACAATTATATGGTAAGAAATAATTTATTCGTAATTGACCATAAGGATGGAAAGGTGATATACGGGGTAGCTATGAAGATAGTAGGGAAAATCGAAGCTAGCACCAGCAAAATTGACATTGATTCGGAGTTCAAAAACTTTATTACTGCAATAGCGAGAAGAGAATCAGACTTTAGGTATGCAGTAATAACATCTATAAATAAGAATAAATTAGGCTCTTCAATCATAATTTATAATATATGTAATAAAAGCGAATTAGAGATAAATACTCAAAGACTTCTACATGAGATAAATAACCTACAGACATTAGCTAGTGCTGTGACTCCTCATATAATTTTTAAAATTGTTCAGCCATCAGATATGGCTTTGCCTATACCTCTTTTAAGCACTAATTATCCATTTTTAACTATATCAGAGATAGAATACGAGAGTCCAATTAACATAAACGTAATTCCTTCAGACTATGACGTTGAATTAGGTGAAGCTGATTATAAAATAACAAAATCAAAAGTAGGAATAAGATTAGATGACATTGTAAGACATATAGGAATTTTCGGTAGTACTGGATCTGGCAAAACTAACACTTCTATGGTCTTAGCTACCCAGTTAAGTTCAAAAGGAGTAAGAGTTCTGATACTTGATTGGCATGGAGAATACGCCGAGAAATTAAGAGATAATTTTATGGTTTATGATGCAAGTCACCTATTACGAATTAATCCATTATCCCTTATAGATCTCAATGTAGAAGATATGATAGATATAATTGGAGATGTACTACAATTAACTGATCCCCAAAGATTCTTATTATATACAATATTATTAGCGCTAAGAAAAAGTGGTAAGTTTACGTTAGAAGGAATCTTAGAAATATTAAACAGTATAGAGGATACCTCCTATTGGATCAGAGATGTAAAATATGCTTTACTAAGAAAGATATTCATTCTATTTTCAGAAAGTGCATCAAAATTATTTAGCACAGAAGATACTTCAATATCTAAATTTCTAGAGAATTTTTCTAGATCTACTATAATAAATCTGAGTTTTTTGACTAACGTCAAGTTAAGGAAATTATATGCTCTATTTCTAGTAAAGATGATTACTGAAGTTTATATTAGGGCTAAGCCTAAACAAAAAATGTTCATAATATTAGATGAGGCGCAAAACTACTTCAACAAAGATGGCAATGAATTTATAGATAGATTAGTATCAGAAATTAGAAAATATAATATAGGTTTATGTTTTGTAACACAATCTCCCTCACTAATATCGCAGAATGTTATAAAAAACACTAATATAAAGATAATCCACACCATAAAATCTGACGTCGATAAAAGGGTAATCAAAGATTCACTTTCGCTTGATGATAGACTTAGCCAGAGTCTCGATAAGCTAGATGTGGGTGAAGCTATATTAAGTGCGCCAAGCTTAAAAATACCGATTATTGTAAAGATAAAAAAAATTTATTAA